A genomic region of Halomonas aestuarii contains the following coding sequences:
- the uvrY gene encoding UvrY/SirA/GacA family response regulator transcription factor has translation MIRVLVADDHHLVRTSIAHLLNAERGIRVVGEASNGEDAITMARKLEPDIVLMDIRMPGIGGLEATRKIHRFASDIRILVLTAFIEETFAQRLLEAGAHGFISKGCQQDEMVEAIHCVFGGKRYVSPEIAQRLVLSRIDAPDNPFDQLSQRELQVAMMVVNCQRVADIADRMFLSPKTVNTYRYRIFEKLGVASDVELTHLGLRHGLVDGFTEAD, from the coding sequence GTGATCAGGGTTCTCGTCGCCGATGACCACCACCTGGTGCGGACCAGCATCGCCCACCTGCTGAATGCCGAGCGCGGGATTCGCGTGGTCGGCGAGGCCTCCAACGGTGAGGATGCGATCACCATGGCTCGCAAGCTCGAGCCGGACATCGTGCTGATGGATATCCGCATGCCCGGCATCGGCGGCCTGGAAGCCACGCGCAAGATCCACCGCTTCGCCAGTGACATCCGCATCCTGGTCCTGACCGCCTTCATCGAGGAGACCTTTGCCCAGCGCCTGCTCGAGGCCGGGGCCCACGGTTTCATCAGCAAGGGCTGCCAGCAGGACGAGATGGTCGAGGCCATCCACTGCGTGTTCGGCGGCAAGCGCTATGTCAGCCCCGAAATCGCCCAGCGGCTGGTGCTGTCGCGCATCGACGCGCCGGACAACCCCTTCGACCAGCTCTCCCAGCGCGAGCTCCAGGTGGCGATGATGGTCGTCAACTGCCAGCGGGTCGCCGACATCGCCGACCGCATGTTCCTCAGCCCCAAGACCGTCAATACCTACCGCTACCGGATCTTCGAGAAGCTCGGGGTGGCCTCCGACGTCGAGTTGACCCATCTCGGCCTGCGCCACGGCCTGGTGGACGGGTTCACCGAGGCCGATTGA